The Candidatus Limnocylindrales bacterium genome includes the window GCAACCATTTTAATCGTCCTCATCTCGGTGAGATCTAAGGAAGTTTCCTTGGTAGAAAAAGCAGAGTATTACACGCTTTTACTGGCTATTACTCTGGCCATGATGCTATTTGCTTCGGCTACGAATCTTCTCATGGTTTATATGGCCCTTGAAATGGTTAGTGTGATTTCCTACGTGCTGAGCGGATATCTGAAGACCCAGCGGAAGTCCAGTGAAGCCGCTTTAAAGTATTGTATTTACGGAGGAGTAGCCTCAGGAGTCATGGTCTATGGGATTTCTTTCGTTTACGGATTGACAGGTAGCTTAAACTTCAGTAAGGTCCATGAGGCATTGGACCTTTTAGCCGAGCAGAAACAACTACCGTCCTTTACACTCCTGGTGGCCTCTATTCTCATGTTAGCCGGTTTTGGGTATAAAATTGCTTCCGTTCCTTTCCATATGTGGGTACCAGACGTCTACGAAGGTGCGCCAACTCCCATTACGGCATTTTTCTCCATCGGTCCTAAGGCCGCAGGTTTTGCCGCTTTGATTCGATTTTTTTATGAGGTTTTGTCGGTTCCATCCTCCTCTCAGCCGGGAACCTGGATAGCCCTAGGTAACTTAGAATGGCCCATGTTGATGGCCATAGTTTCGGCTGTGACCATGACCCTGGGAAACCTGGTAGCTATTGTACAGAACAATCTCAAACGGCTCTTAGCCTATTCCAGTATTGCCCATGTCGGCTATATTCTCATGGGCTTTTCTGTCCTGACCGATCAGGGCATCCGGGCCATGATATTCTATTTAATGATCTATTTAATTATGAACCTGGGAGCTTTTCTGGTGGTTATTTATGTTTCCGATCGGTTAGGAAGTGAGGAAATAAGTGGTTATACGGGATTGGCCTGGCGTATGCCTTATATAGCCTGTGCCATGGGCGTCTTTTTGTTCTCCTTAACGGGTATACCTCCTCTGGCCGGGTTTATCGGGAAGTTCTTCCTTTTTGCGGCTGTTATCGAGAAGAAACTGTATTGGTTGGCCTTGATAGGACTTCTGAACAGTGTTATCTCTTTATACTACTATGCTCGAATTATTAAAGCTATGTTCCTGGACCAGGCCGTTGAACAGAGTCCCCAAGACGCTTATACCTCCCATCCTTTATATGAGGGCTTGTTGGGGGCTCTGATGATTTTGACGGTTTTATTTGGAGTCTACTGGTCTCCACTGGTTCGGTTGGCGGACCATTCTCTGAAATTTTTAAGATAAGTAAGTCGATAATAAAACGTAGGGGAGTAGGGGAGTAGGGGCCTATAGCCGGTGTCCCATACTCCCGCACTTCCATACTCTTATACTCCTGGTATGATCGTACGAGAGTATAACGGGAATGTCCATAACCAACGAATAGGAGAAGCAGAAAAGGGGATTATTGTTAAAGCCGAAATCATTCATTTTGAGGATCTTACCGTTCCTAGAATTGCCCACAGTGTAGGTATTTTAAGAGCTCCCGATGGAAATGAGGTTAAACGAATCGAGGTTCTCTCCTTTACGGGAAGAGATCGGGTTCAACGGGAACGCAAAATCCGGGAATGGATGAAGGAACACACCAACCTGGAACCTATTGTGATGGATGGATTAAATCCTGCTCTTACCGGTAAAAAGTGAAAGGGAAAAGGCAAAAGGGAAAAAGAAAGTTTTTCCCTTTTGCCTTTTCCCATCAGGGAGCAAAAGAAAAACTGACCGATGAAGAACTAACCCAATTATAAATATTTCCCACATCGGTTCCCGGAAGAACCAGCATGGCCGTCCAGGTATAAATACCGGGAGATTCCCTACCTTTAAACAAA containing:
- a CDS encoding NADH-quinone oxidoreductase subunit N, which encodes MELSNFQSLSFFYPELILSGFIVLLFLVDLIFLQLRSSNLNFRFFQKEDLLAGLTLMGLGLALISVILMFPALRTPLEGYWLFHRMIAVDNFALFFKILVILATILIVLISVRSKEVSLVEKAEYYTLLLAITLAMMLFASATNLLMVYMALEMVSVISYVLSGYLKTQRKSSEAALKYCIYGGVASGVMVYGISFVYGLTGSLNFSKVHEALDLLAEQKQLPSFTLLVASILMLAGFGYKIASVPFHMWVPDVYEGAPTPITAFFSIGPKAAGFAALIRFFYEVLSVPSSSQPGTWIALGNLEWPMLMAIVSAVTMTLGNLVAIVQNNLKRLLAYSSIAHVGYILMGFSVLTDQGIRAMIFYLMIYLIMNLGAFLVVIYVSDRLGSEEISGYTGLAWRMPYIACAMGVFLFSLTGIPPLAGFIGKFFLFAAVIEKKLYWLALIGLLNSVISLYYYARIIKAMFLDQAVEQSPQDAYTSHPLYEGLLGALMILTVLFGVYWSPLVRLADHSLKFLR